A stretch of the Ensifer sp. PDNC004 genome encodes the following:
- a CDS encoding shikimate dehydrogenase encodes MRDSRETFVNHAFVTGYPIKHSRSPLIHGYWLKKLGLPGSYRAHEVKPEDFAAFVASLKDGTSGFSGGNVTIPHKEVACRLADQPDELSQELGAANTLWVQDGKVHATNTDGRGFVANLDERAAGWDKTSTAVILGAGGASRAIIQAVRDRGIKTIHVVNRTVERAQELADRFGPAVEAHPMGALKDAMTGAGLFINTTSLGMDGSEAPAIDFGLMSSSAIVTDIVYVPLKTPMLAQAEAQGLATVDGLGMLLHQAVPGFELWFGCRPTVDAALRQLIIDDMDRH; translated from the coding sequence CCGGTCGCCGTTGATCCATGGTTATTGGCTGAAAAAGCTCGGTCTGCCCGGCAGCTACCGCGCCCATGAGGTCAAGCCCGAAGACTTCGCCGCCTTCGTGGCCAGCCTCAAGGATGGGACATCCGGTTTCAGCGGCGGCAATGTCACCATTCCCCATAAGGAAGTGGCCTGTCGGCTGGCGGATCAGCCGGATGAGCTGAGCCAGGAACTCGGCGCTGCCAACACGCTGTGGGTTCAGGACGGAAAGGTGCATGCCACCAACACCGACGGCCGCGGCTTCGTTGCCAACCTCGACGAGCGGGCGGCCGGTTGGGACAAAACGTCGACGGCGGTCATCCTCGGCGCCGGCGGCGCCAGCCGGGCGATCATCCAGGCTGTTCGCGACCGTGGCATCAAGACGATCCATGTCGTCAACCGCACCGTCGAACGGGCGCAGGAACTTGCCGACCGGTTCGGCCCGGCGGTCGAAGCCCACCCGATGGGCGCACTCAAGGACGCAATGACCGGCGCAGGCCTGTTCATCAACACCACCTCACTCGGCATGGACGGCAGCGAAGCACCGGCAATCGATTTCGGTCTCATGTCTTCGAGCGCCATCGTCACGGATATCGTCTATGTTCCCTTGAAGACGCCGATGCTGGCGCAGGCAGAGGCGCAAGGCCTTGCGACCGTCGACGGTCTGGGCATGCTTCTGCATCAGGCGGTGCCCGGCTTCGAACTCTGGTTCGGCTGTCGGCCGACGGTGGACGCCGCACTTCGACAACTGATTATCGACGACATGGACAGGCACTGA